The Dama dama isolate Ldn47 chromosome 23, ASM3311817v1, whole genome shotgun sequence genome contains a region encoding:
- the DEFB116 gene encoding beta-defensin 116, whose product MKPCLMTISILLILVHKTPGGLYRSYYGKNQEESWNPCQLHQGTCRNACRKYELPYLTCLNHEKCCLKFLVKVESANNMKQESNSSSSLSVTTLSNYSQI is encoded by the exons ATGAAGCCTTGTTTAATGACCATTTCCATCCTTCTGATCCTGGTTCATAAGACTCCAG GTGGCCTGTACAGATCCTATTATGGCAAGAACCAAGAAGAGTCTTGGAATCCATGCCAGCTTCACCAAGGCACATGCCGAAATGCCTGCAGAAAATATGAACTTCCATACTTAACCTGTCTAAATCACGAAAAGTGCTGCCTAAAATTTTTAGTGAAAGTGGAAAGTGCAAACAATATGAAGCAGGAGTCTAACTCCAGCTCCAGTTTGTCGGTTACAACGCTTTCAAACTATTCTCAGATTTGA